A section of the Telopea speciosissima isolate NSW1024214 ecotype Mountain lineage chromosome 3, Tspe_v1, whole genome shotgun sequence genome encodes:
- the LOC122656304 gene encoding cytokinin riboside 5'-monophosphate phosphoribohydrolase LOG8-like — translation MEAFEILQMEGNTQSKFNSVCVFCGSSAGNRKVYSDAALELGNELVKRRIDLVYGGGSIGLMGLISQRVHDGGCHVLGVIPVALMPIEISGETVGEVRTVSDMHERKAEMARQADAFIALPGGYGTMEELLEMITWAQLGIHNKTIGLLNVDGYYNSLLALFDNGVQEGFIKPAARHIIVSAPTAKELLERMEQYIPTYEHVAPHNSWQMEQLSGYSRPLDPP, via the exons ATGGAAGCTTTTGAAATCCTGCAAATGGAAGGCAATACACAAAGCAAATTTAACAGCGTCTGTGTCTTCTGCGGGAGCAGCGCTGGCAATAGAAAAGTCTACAGCGATGCTGCTCTTGAATTGGGAAATGAACTG GTGAAGCGGAGGATAGATTTGGTATATGGAGGAGGCAGTATTGGGTTGATGGGTTTGATTTCTCAGAGAGTTCACGATGGAGGTTGCCATGTTCTTGG GGTCATTCCAGTAGCACTTATGCCTATTGAG ATATCTGGAGAAACAGTGGGAGAAGTGAGAACTGTTTCAGACATGCATGAGCGTAAAGCTGAGATGGCTCGACAAGCTGATGCATTTATTGCTCTTCCTG GAGGGTATGGAACCATGGAAGAATTGCTGGAGATGATAACATGGGCACAGCTTGGAATTCACAATAAAACA ATTGGCTTATTAAATGTTGATGGCTACTACAATTCTTTGCTTGCATTATTTGATAATGGTGTTCAGGAAGGTTTCATTAAACCAGCTGCTCGGCATATAATTGTATCAGCTCCTACTGCAAAAGAACTACTTGAAAGAATGGAG CAATATATTCCAACCTACGAACATGTTGCGCCACATAACAGTTGGCAGATGGAGCAACTGAGTGGATACTCTAGGCCACTAGATCCACCTTGA